The sequence TTTTCTTTAAGATTGATCGGATTTGAAGCCCAGACTACCCCGATTTTCAAACACCCGTTCTTTTGTCTAGATAGGCGGGAACGCCATCTTTCACGGGCCGCCGTTGAGACTTTGAGGTAGGGCACGACCGCCGGCAGATTGTCAAGGCGCGTCCGGAAACGATGCGGCAGACTCAAAAGCGATATCCGATAATCATACGATGAAGATTTCTTTTGGTTCGCAGCCGGTATTTCAAGTTCAGGAAAACTATTTCGCAACAACTCGAGCAAAGGTTCCTGAACCGCCACGGTCAACCTGGCGTTCAAACACTCCAGCAGCGGCAGATAACGGGCGCAAATAATCGTATCGCCCAGGCCCTGCTCAGCTATAACCAGCATGGTTTTTCCGGCCAGGGGCTCCCCTCGCCAAAGTTTTTCTCCCGCCGCCAGATTCTTCAACCCGCCTACCGGCGGTCGGCTTTCGTAAAGGGTAAAACCTTCCTCCCAGGCCCCGACTTTAAGCAGCATCAGGCCAAGATTGAAACGATATTCGGCATTCTCAGGAAACTTATCGCACAGTCGGCGACAGCAGGCGACCGACTCGGCAAGCAAACCATTTTCCTTGGCCAGACGACTTAATCCGAACAAAGACCGTCGATGTTCGGGAAAGTGCGCCAGGGTTGCGCGTAAAAGTTCAAGAGCGAGTTCCGCCCTGCCTTCGACAATTGCCAGACAGGCCCGATTATATAAAATCTCCGCGTGAGCCGGGGCCAGTTTAAGCGCCAGGTCAAGCATCGCCCAAGCCCCGCTGCACTCTCCTCGCGCAGCCAAAACAACCCCAAGATTATTTAACCAGAAAATATTTTTCGGCTCCCGGCGATGCAGGCCGGCAAGCAGCCGCAAAGCCGCGTCATAATCACGATTCTCATACGCGACCAGGGCCAACGCATTGACTGCCGACAAAAAACCCGGCCGTACCGCAAGCAGACCCTCAAAAAAAATCACGGCCTCGGCCCAGCGCCGTTGCGCCGGCAACTCCGCAAACAGGCGCGCTTCAACCTCGAGCAGAGCCCCTGTCTGCGGCATGAGCAGAATAAAACAAAATTCGGGCCAGGCCATGGTCACTCTCCGACAGA is a genomic window of Pseudomonadota bacterium containing:
- a CDS encoding tetratricopeptide repeat protein, which gives rise to MAWPEFCFILLMPQTGALLEVEARLFAELPAQRRWAEAVIFFEGLLAVRPGFLSAVNALALVAYENRDYDAALRLLAGLHRREPKNIFWLNNLGVVLAARGECSGAWAMLDLALKLAPAHAEILYNRACLAIVEGRAELALELLRATLAHFPEHRRSLFGLSRLAKENGLLAESVACCRRLCDKFPENAEYRFNLGLMLLKVGAWEEGFTLYESRPPVGGLKNLAAGEKLWRGEPLAGKTMLVIAEQGLGDTIICARYLPLLECLNARLTVAVQEPLLELLRNSFPELEIPAANQKKSSSYDYRISLLSLPHRFRTRLDNLPAVVPYLKVSTAARERWRSRLSRQKNGCLKIGVVWASNPINLKEKRRALPLSLFSRLFAVAGAVFFSLKKDQEASDLSLIDKLPAELRSRYVDLAPELTDLHETAAIMENLDLIISCDTSVPHLAGALARPVWLLLPFDADWRWLVKREDSPWYPTMRLFRQPRPDDWQTVLARVERELRRLSATGNHAEN